A genome region from Halorussus pelagicus includes the following:
- a CDS encoding IucA/IucC family protein yields MDRVDGVTDALREEIWTDVQKDLLQKVFAEFMFEDVLVPAKIDTVPADDDEPDDRWNRYHLRLSDEVEYRFDAQSRPLDSYRVRRESIHRRENRGDWRRATDPVQFLLDAREYIGVAESTAAHLVREFDNTLVANAHIRARKTERTDESLLSLPYASIEGEMEGHPWYTYNKGRVGFDYEDYRQYAPESKQSQQLSWVAARKDRAVFSSVGGLDRERFLRAELGDDYDRFQDRLADDGLDPANYHLLPVHDWQWNDSIVQLFAEDIATDALVPLGTASDDYLPQQSIRTFSNVTNSDKHHVKLPIRVLNTNVYRGILGEQAEAAPGVTEFVKSVRDDDAFLRDDLGVLLPGEVASVNYEHPKLSQLENAPYQYHELLACVWRESVTSLLPSGEPLTLAALYHEDFDGTPVVSKLVERSGLSLEAWLDELLSVLLEPILHYLYKYGVVFMPHGTNVVLVHEDGLPVRVAIKDFVDEVGIVDRDFPELLEHLPTDLRDDDRYKHHILHRSPPPALAVRIVGTLFVGVFRYVADLLARHHGYDETRFWRQVRSAVESYHDRFPELSERFELFDLFKPRFTNYCLNRNRMVDYGYDDTSTRPKVRSHGSIANPLHEVGEE; encoded by the coding sequence ATGGACCGCGTTGATGGAGTTACGGACGCGCTCCGCGAGGAAATCTGGACGGACGTGCAGAAAGACCTCCTCCAGAAAGTGTTCGCGGAGTTCATGTTCGAGGACGTACTCGTCCCCGCAAAGATCGATACCGTCCCGGCCGACGACGACGAACCCGACGACAGGTGGAACCGCTATCACCTCCGATTGAGCGACGAGGTGGAGTATCGGTTCGACGCCCAATCGCGGCCCCTCGACAGTTATCGAGTTCGGCGCGAGTCGATACATCGCCGCGAGAACCGCGGGGACTGGCGTCGCGCCACCGACCCGGTTCAGTTCCTGCTCGACGCCCGCGAGTACATCGGGGTCGCCGAATCGACCGCCGCCCACCTCGTCCGAGAGTTCGACAACACGCTCGTCGCGAACGCCCACATCCGCGCCCGAAAGACCGAGCGAACCGACGAATCGCTTCTCTCGCTCCCCTACGCGAGCATCGAGGGGGAGATGGAGGGCCACCCGTGGTACACCTACAACAAGGGCCGGGTCGGGTTCGACTACGAGGACTACCGCCAGTACGCTCCCGAGTCCAAGCAATCCCAACAGTTGTCGTGGGTCGCGGCGCGCAAGGACAGGGCGGTGTTCTCGTCGGTCGGCGGACTCGACCGCGAGCGGTTCCTCCGGGCGGAACTCGGCGACGACTACGACCGGTTCCAGGACCGACTCGCCGACGACGGACTCGACCCGGCGAACTACCACCTCCTGCCGGTTCACGACTGGCAGTGGAACGACAGCATCGTCCAACTGTTCGCCGAGGACATCGCCACGGACGCGCTCGTTCCGCTCGGAACCGCATCGGACGACTACCTCCCACAGCAGTCGATACGGACCTTCTCGAACGTCACGAACTCGGACAAACACCACGTAAAACTGCCGATACGGGTGTTGAACACGAACGTCTACCGGGGCATCTTGGGCGAGCAGGCCGAGGCCGCGCCGGGCGTGACCGAGTTCGTCAAATCGGTTCGAGACGACGACGCGTTCCTGCGCGACGACCTCGGGGTGTTGCTCCCCGGCGAGGTCGCCAGCGTCAACTACGAGCATCCGAAACTCAGCCAGTTAGAGAACGCGCCGTATCAGTACCACGAACTGCTGGCCTGCGTCTGGCGCGAGAGCGTCACGTCGCTCCTCCCGTCGGGCGAACCGCTGACGCTCGCGGCGCTCTACCACGAGGACTTCGACGGGACGCCGGTCGTCTCGAAACTCGTGGAGCGCTCGGGCCTGTCGCTGGAGGCGTGGCTCGACGAACTGCTGTCGGTCCTGCTCGAACCGATTCTCCACTACCTCTACAAGTACGGCGTGGTGTTCATGCCCCACGGCACGAACGTCGTCCTCGTCCACGAGGACGGACTGCCGGTGCGGGTCGCCATCAAGGACTTCGTGGACGAGGTGGGCATCGTGGACCGGGACTTCCCCGAACTGCTCGAACACCTCCCGACGGACCTGCGCGACGACGACCGGTACAAACACCACATCCTCCACCGGAGTCCGCCGCCCGCCCTCGCGGTCCGCATCGTCGGCACGCTGTTCGTCGGCGTCTTCCGGTACGTCGCCGACCTGCTGGCGCGCCACCACGGCTACGACGAGACGCGGTTCTGGCGGCAGGTCCGGTCGGCCGTCGAGTCGTACCACGACCGGTTCCCGGAACTGTCCGAGCGCTTCGAGCTGTTCGACCTGTTCAAGCCGCGGTTCACCAACTACTGTCTCA
- a CDS encoding IucA/IucC family protein, giving the protein MTTVGEYCETPAEHAESATLHAVLNCYLRETDAGTYEATAPSGIDAPDGVVRLELPEQDATVVAPLRYRSATGRHLFELPAYTLDGESPTSLDAGTLAALVRRELALGTPGADLTEGTDLLRRVFASRRATERFVRDREWDIPADLAPEFIETEQSLVYGHQMHPTPKSREGVADHEVPTYAPELGGEFRLRYFAADPAVVTDLSARPESAAEWVASALRESDADLPPEAADALNAGRVLVPTHPWQADYLAAEPHVEAALKSGRLDDLGQFGPTFYPTSSVRTLWSPDAPFMVKGSLAVQITNSERTTKRAELRQGVLASRLVDAEFGDLLAERFPRFTIVEDPAALALDIGEDSESGFETVLRENPFRGADAERVAPVAALCQDRPDGPSLLARVVRRLAADEGRPEEEAAREWFRKYLAVTLRPTLWSYFELGVGFEAHQQNTLVELDSDGWPTAGYYRDNEGFYFPESRYDRVEEWVPGLREQVDMVCADDVADECIRYYTVVNNAFGVVNALGVAGLTDETALLEDLRAELSSLAEYEPPESSLVSALLERRRIPCKANLLTRFEGRDELAFDLENESVYVDIDNPLVTRLDAASGREDR; this is encoded by the coding sequence ATGACGACCGTGGGCGAATACTGCGAGACGCCCGCCGAACACGCCGAGTCGGCGACGCTCCACGCTGTTTTGAACTGTTACCTGCGCGAGACCGACGCCGGAACGTACGAAGCGACCGCACCGTCCGGTATCGACGCGCCGGACGGTGTCGTCCGACTCGAACTTCCCGAACAGGACGCGACGGTGGTCGCCCCGCTCCGGTACCGGTCGGCGACCGGACGCCACCTCTTCGAACTTCCCGCGTACACCCTCGACGGGGAGTCGCCGACCTCGCTCGACGCCGGGACGCTCGCGGCGCTCGTGCGCCGCGAACTCGCGCTTGGAACGCCGGGCGCGGACCTGACGGAGGGGACCGACCTGCTCCGGCGGGTCTTCGCGTCCCGTCGGGCCACCGAGCGGTTCGTCCGGGACCGCGAGTGGGACATTCCCGCCGACCTCGCACCCGAGTTCATCGAGACCGAGCAGTCGCTGGTCTACGGCCACCAGATGCACCCGACGCCCAAGAGCCGCGAGGGAGTCGCCGACCACGAGGTGCCGACCTACGCTCCCGAACTCGGCGGCGAGTTCCGCCTGCGGTACTTCGCCGCGGACCCGGCCGTCGTCACCGACCTGTCGGCGCGTCCGGAGAGCGCCGCCGAGTGGGTCGCGTCCGCGCTCCGCGAGAGTGACGCCGACCTGCCGCCGGAGGCCGCCGACGCGCTCAACGCGGGTCGGGTCCTCGTCCCGACCCACCCGTGGCAGGCCGACTACCTCGCCGCCGAACCGCACGTCGAGGCGGCGCTGAAGTCCGGTCGCCTCGACGACCTCGGGCAGTTCGGGCCGACGTTCTACCCGACTTCCTCGGTTCGGACGCTCTGGAGTCCGGACGCGCCCTTCATGGTCAAGGGGTCGCTCGCGGTCCAGATTACCAACTCCGAGCGCACGACCAAGCGGGCGGAACTCCGTCAGGGCGTCCTCGCCTCCCGCCTCGTGGACGCCGAGTTCGGCGACCTGCTGGCCGAGCGGTTCCCGCGGTTCACCATCGTGGAGGACCCGGCGGCGCTCGCGCTCGACATCGGGGAGGATTCCGAGTCCGGGTTCGAGACGGTCCTGCGCGAGAACCCCTTCCGCGGCGCGGACGCCGAGCGAGTCGCGCCCGTCGCGGCGCTCTGTCAGGACCGACCGGACGGTCCCTCCCTGCTCGCGCGCGTCGTCCGGCGACTCGCCGCCGACGAGGGCCGACCGGAAGAAGAGGCGGCCCGCGAGTGGTTCCGGAAGTATCTCGCGGTGACACTCCGCCCGACGCTCTGGTCGTACTTCGAACTCGGCGTCGGGTTCGAGGCCCACCAGCAGAACACGCTGGTCGAACTCGACAGCGACGGCTGGCCGACTGCGGGCTACTACCGGGACAACGAGGGGTTCTACTTCCCCGAGTCGAGATACGACCGAGTCGAGGAGTGGGTCCCCGGACTCCGCGAGCAGGTCGATATGGTCTGTGCCGACGACGTGGCCGACGAGTGTATTCGGTACTACACCGTCGTCAACAACGCCTTCGGCGTTGTGAACGCCCTCGGCGTCGCGGGACTCACCGACGAGACGGCGCTCCTCGAAGACCTCCGGGCGGAACTGTCGTCGCTCGCGGAGTACGAACCGCCCGAGTCGTCGCTCGTCTCGGCGCTCCTCGAACGCCGTCGGATTCCCTGCAAGGCGAACCTCCTCACCCGGTTCGAGGGCCGCGACGAGTTGGCCTTCGACCTCGAAAACGAGTCGGTCTACGTCGATATCGACAACCCGCTCGTGACGCGACTCGACGCGGCCAGCGGGAGGGAGGACCGATGA
- a CDS encoding RraA family protein, whose amino-acid sequence MIGDIDRPDDEQLRALERVDPNELGHHKHFGHSSPEIQFMGTAPSGELVGTAVTVRIPPVDGTMVHKAIELAGPTDVLVIEMGGHETNAPWGAVTTHAAVANGARGVVIDGAVTDTAEITEVGFPVFARARTNRTVQRLSESLGGDVNVPVQVGGAVVRPGDVAIGNDDGVVFVPREEIDETVGRYARGDGAEAELIERLYDGESLADISGANDRIAELEDGR is encoded by the coding sequence ATGATTGGCGACATCGACCGCCCCGACGACGAGCAGTTGCGCGCCCTAGAGCGAGTTGACCCGAACGAACTCGGCCATCACAAACACTTCGGCCACTCCTCGCCGGAGATTCAGTTCATGGGCACCGCTCCGTCGGGTGAACTGGTCGGAACGGCGGTGACCGTCAGGATTCCGCCGGTCGATGGGACGATGGTACACAAAGCAATCGAACTGGCCGGGCCGACCGATGTTCTCGTCATCGAGATGGGCGGCCACGAGACGAACGCACCGTGGGGTGCGGTCACGACCCACGCGGCCGTCGCTAACGGCGCGAGAGGCGTCGTCATCGACGGTGCCGTGACCGACACCGCCGAGATAACCGAGGTCGGGTTCCCCGTCTTCGCGCGGGCGCGGACCAACAGAACGGTCCAGCGCCTGAGCGAGAGTTTGGGCGGCGACGTTAACGTCCCGGTGCAGGTCGGCGGCGCGGTGGTCCGGCCGGGAGATGTCGCCATCGGCAACGACGACGGAGTGGTGTTCGTCCCGCGCGAAGAAATCGACGAGACCGTCGGGCGCTACGCGCGGGGCGACGGTGCGGAAGCCGAACTCATCGAGCGCCTGTACGACGGCGAGTCGCTGGCGGACATCTCAGGCGCGAACGACCGAATCGCCGAACTGGAAGACGGACGCTGA
- a CDS encoding IucA/IucC family protein codes for MTRRQAPPRPDGPPPISHAELTDAERTATAAGAYYAEQHDLGTPGDEAYLHAVASARQAICFRVLGGLARETPDGAPTPITVGTDDPTLPDGPGSLLASMDWPTLRRRVPDLGDAEQVLLVPFPASDALVAVPVVARRAFDRFRFGDWAVRCGPDSATPVGSPDTLVTMLDREGFFPTPTAAEECRANLGDSAANLALATLARRVLWQGFDGAPRPTDAPDCPAAEASAPFDRLTVSGHPLHPGAKTRRNLSPTDALSFAPEFTDEIPLRFVAVRRDRAREESVGDLTLTDRLYEQFSGLRAAVADAVPDSVGEYAVVVVHPWQFRTVVHDRYADARRAGVVVPVSDYTRPATPLLSLRTVSPHTSGTSGETPPHLKLALNVLTTSSVRTLSPQAAITGPRASALLRSLCERESFRSFGVLQELASTCYHPPDGPHVEGDGYDDVRNLSALVRQRPTTHELVSDDEAVVTAASLLARPPDGEQSVLSAMLDAYASQTGHTERPAAVESFLREYLDAVVPGPLSLLVKYGVGLEAHLQNNYVVFDEGRPTASLMSDFGAVRIHQPRLADREIEPYPGSEVYADDPAVVRGELWNTLVQHHLGELIGRLSETEPVAAGDCWSLVRERCERVFERLAADDSVPESRVRSDRESLFADRIGHMSMTETWFRDEDNYRRTTVQNPLATDGAR; via the coding sequence ATGACCAGACGCCAAGCCCCACCTCGACCGGACGGACCGCCGCCGATTAGCCACGCGGAGTTGACCGACGCCGAGCGGACTGCGACGGCGGCGGGCGCGTACTACGCCGAACAGCACGACCTCGGCACGCCGGGCGACGAGGCGTATCTCCACGCGGTCGCGTCGGCCCGGCAGGCCATCTGCTTCCGAGTCCTCGGCGGACTGGCCCGCGAGACCCCCGACGGCGCGCCGACGCCGATAACGGTCGGGACCGACGACCCGACGCTCCCGGACGGTCCCGGTAGCCTGCTGGCGTCGATGGACTGGCCAACGCTCCGCCGCCGCGTTCCCGACCTCGGCGACGCCGAGCAAGTGTTACTCGTCCCGTTTCCGGCGTCCGACGCGCTGGTCGCGGTCCCCGTGGTCGCGCGCCGCGCGTTCGACCGATTCCGGTTCGGGGACTGGGCGGTCCGGTGCGGTCCCGACTCCGCGACTCCGGTGGGGTCGCCGGATACGCTCGTCACGATGCTCGACCGCGAGGGGTTCTTCCCGACGCCGACGGCGGCCGAGGAGTGTCGCGCGAACCTCGGGGATAGCGCGGCCAACCTCGCGCTCGCCACGCTCGCCCGGCGCGTTCTGTGGCAGGGGTTCGACGGCGCGCCGCGCCCGACCGACGCGCCCGACTGTCCGGCGGCGGAAGCGAGCGCCCCGTTCGACCGACTCACCGTGAGCGGCCACCCGCTCCATCCCGGAGCGAAGACCCGCCGGAACCTCTCGCCGACCGACGCGCTCTCGTTCGCGCCCGAGTTCACCGACGAGATTCCGCTCCGGTTCGTCGCCGTCCGGCGGGACCGCGCCCGCGAGGAGTCGGTCGGCGACCTGACGCTGACCGACCGACTGTACGAGCAGTTCTCCGGTCTCCGGGCGGCGGTTGCCGACGCCGTGCCCGATTCCGTCGGCGAGTACGCCGTCGTCGTCGTCCACCCGTGGCAGTTCCGGACCGTCGTCCACGACCGATACGCCGACGCGCGCCGCGCCGGAGTCGTCGTTCCGGTGTCGGACTACACTCGGCCAGCGACGCCGTTGCTCTCGCTCCGGACCGTGTCGCCCCACACGTCGGGGACGAGCGGGGAGACGCCGCCGCACCTCAAACTGGCACTGAACGTGCTGACGACCAGTTCCGTCCGAACGCTCTCGCCGCAGGCCGCGATAACCGGACCGCGAGCGTCGGCGCTACTGCGCTCGCTCTGCGAGCGCGAATCGTTCCGCTCGTTCGGCGTCCTCCAGGAACTCGCCTCGACGTGTTACCACCCGCCGGACGGTCCGCACGTCGAGGGAGACGGCTACGACGACGTTCGCAACCTCTCGGCGCTGGTCCGTCAGCGCCCGACGACGCACGAGTTGGTGAGCGACGACGAGGCGGTCGTGACGGCCGCGAGCCTACTGGCGCGCCCGCCGGACGGCGAGCAGTCGGTGCTGTCGGCGATGCTGGACGCCTACGCCTCCCAAACCGGTCACACCGAGCGACCGGCAGCGGTCGAGTCGTTCCTCCGGGAGTACCTCGACGCCGTCGTTCCGGGACCGCTCTCGCTGCTCGTGAAATACGGCGTCGGACTCGAAGCGCACCTCCAGAACAACTACGTGGTCTTTGACGAGGGGCGTCCGACCGCCTCGCTGATGAGCGACTTCGGGGCGGTCCGGATACACCAACCGCGACTCGCAGACAGGGAAATCGAACCCTATCCGGGGTCGGAGGTGTACGCCGACGACCCGGCGGTCGTCCGCGGGGAACTCTGGAACACGCTGGTCCAGCACCACCTCGGCGAGCTAATCGGGCGACTGTCGGAGACCGAACCCGTCGCCGCAGGGGACTGCTGGTCGCTGGTCCGCGAGCGGTGCGAGCGCGTCTTCGAGCGACTCGCCGCGGACGACAGCGTGCCCGAGTCGCGCGTTCGGTCGGACCGCGAGTCGCTGTTCGCCGACCGAATCGGACACATGTCGATGACCGAGACGTGGTTCCGCGACGAAGACAACTACCGACGGACGACGGTGCAGAATCCGCTGGCGACCGACGGCGCTCGGTGA
- a CDS encoding pyridoxal phosphate-dependent decarboxylase family protein, which translates to MTSADELFLGTDAGNDAYREAVERASEAVVEAFAENATPYSGESSASHADRLSAVECLPDEGQGLDATLNGVADRVLSRSVGVSDPKCVAHLHCPPLVPALAAETALAATNQSLDSWDQSPAATHVERRMVEQLCELFGYGPGGDGVFTSGGTQSNFQALLLARNWFARERYGRRVKETGLPHRAKAMRILCSEAAHFTAEQAAAHLGLGENAVVTVPTDDGYRMDPDALDATLADLRERDEDPFALVGTAGTTDFGSIDPLDALADRAAEHGLWFHVDAAYGGALALSPTHREKLAGIERADSLAVDFHKLFYQPISCGALLLGDGDRFDLIERSAEYLNPEEGDLDAPNLVSKSVQTTRRFDALKPYVTFRALGRERLAELVESTLDLADDAAAMLADAPDFEVLNDPTLNAVVFRYRPEGVGDERAGRLNAAIREALLRSGDAVVGRTEVEGTTSLKLTLLNPKTTVGDVGDVLDAVRNRARTITAAEATLQG; encoded by the coding sequence ATGACGAGCGCGGACGAGTTGTTTCTCGGCACCGACGCCGGGAACGACGCCTACCGCGAGGCCGTCGAACGGGCCAGCGAAGCGGTCGTGGAGGCGTTCGCGGAGAACGCGACCCCCTACTCCGGGGAGAGTTCCGCGAGCCACGCCGACCGACTCTCGGCGGTCGAATGTCTTCCCGACGAAGGGCAGGGTCTCGACGCGACGCTGAACGGAGTCGCCGACCGCGTCCTGTCGCGCTCGGTCGGCGTCTCCGACCCGAAATGCGTCGCCCATCTCCACTGCCCGCCGCTGGTGCCCGCCTTGGCGGCCGAGACCGCGCTCGCGGCGACCAACCAGTCGCTGGACTCGTGGGACCAGAGTCCCGCCGCGACCCACGTCGAGCGCCGGATGGTCGAACAGCTCTGCGAGTTGTTCGGCTACGGTCCCGGCGGCGACGGCGTGTTCACCAGTGGCGGCACCCAGTCGAACTTTCAGGCGCTATTGCTGGCCCGCAACTGGTTCGCCCGCGAGCGGTACGGTCGCCGGGTAAAAGAGACGGGCTTGCCCCACCGTGCCAAGGCCATGCGTATCCTCTGCTCGGAGGCCGCCCACTTCACCGCCGAGCAGGCCGCCGCCCACCTCGGTCTCGGGGAGAACGCGGTCGTGACCGTCCCAACCGACGACGGATACCGGATGGACCCCGACGCGCTGGACGCGACGCTCGCGGACCTCCGGGAGCGCGACGAGGACCCGTTCGCGCTGGTCGGGACCGCCGGAACGACCGACTTCGGGAGCATCGACCCGCTCGACGCGCTTGCGGACCGCGCCGCGGAACACGGTCTCTGGTTCCATGTGGACGCGGCCTACGGCGGGGCGCTCGCGCTCTCGCCGACCCACCGCGAGAAGCTTGCCGGAATCGAGCGCGCCGACTCGCTGGCGGTCGATTTCCACAAGCTGTTCTACCAGCCCATCAGTTGCGGCGCGCTCCTGCTCGGAGACGGCGACCGCTTCGACCTCATCGAGCGGTCGGCCGAGTATCTCAACCCCGAGGAGGGCGACCTCGACGCGCCGAACCTCGTCTCGAAGTCGGTCCAGACCACCCGCCGGTTCGACGCGCTCAAACCCTACGTCACGTTCCGGGCGCTCGGCCGGGAACGACTCGCCGAACTGGTCGAGTCCACGCTCGACCTCGCCGACGACGCGGCCGCCATGCTCGCCGACGCGCCGGATTTCGAGGTGCTGAACGACCCGACGCTCAACGCGGTCGTCTTCCGGTATCGCCCCGAGGGCGTCGGCGACGAGCGCGCAGGGCGACTCAACGCCGCGATACGTGAGGCGTTGCTCCGGAGCGGCGACGCCGTGGTCGGCCGCACCGAGGTCGAGGGGACGACCAGTCTGAAACTCACGCTGTTGAACCCCAAGACGACGGTCGGCGACGTTGGCGACGTACTGGACGCGGTGCGGAATCGCGCGCGAACTATCACGGCCGCGGAGGCGACGCTTCAAGGATGA